A single Candidatus Limnocylindrales bacterium DNA region contains:
- a CDS encoding MotA/TolQ/ExbB proton channel family protein, producing MIARLSILATAAVAVVLSTLPAGAADKPATLEELLERTRNARAEHEKVNAERERIFLASKQDQARMLAEAVRKRDEAEARSKALSARFDENERKLAEQEDLMNQRMGSLGELFGVVRQVAGDGANVMYTSLLSAQYPGRDKFFTELGKAKFLPSTEDLERLWFELQREMTESGRVVRFPATIVEASGNARQAQVVRIGSFVAMSEGRYLNYLPSLGQLAVLARQPSDDLTSLARDLQTAREGYVHAAVDPTRGVLLTMIVQRPDMMERIEKGEAVGYLIIAVGLIGVLAALYQTLYLVWTRLAVRRQLANLDQPRTDNPLGRVLRSVRTTPETIEEDAEVVELRISEAVLREVPRLERFQAFLRLTVAAGPLLGLIGTVIGMIITFQSITESGSSDPRLMANGIGQAMIATVLGLGIAIPLLFMNAGLASMSRGVVQILDEQSAGILAERLERAKARHRDG from the coding sequence GTGATCGCCCGTCTTTCCATCCTTGCCACTGCGGCTGTGGCCGTGGTCCTGTCGACGTTGCCGGCGGGCGCCGCCGACAAGCCGGCTACGCTCGAAGAGCTGCTCGAACGGACGCGCAACGCGCGTGCCGAGCACGAAAAGGTCAATGCCGAGCGTGAGCGCATCTTTCTTGCCAGCAAGCAGGATCAGGCGCGCATGCTCGCGGAGGCCGTGCGCAAGCGGGACGAGGCCGAGGCGCGCAGCAAGGCACTGTCGGCGCGCTTCGACGAGAACGAGCGTAAGCTGGCCGAGCAGGAAGACCTGATGAACCAGCGCATGGGCAGCCTCGGCGAGCTGTTCGGCGTGGTGCGGCAGGTTGCGGGCGACGGCGCCAACGTCATGTACACATCGCTTCTGTCGGCGCAGTACCCCGGACGCGACAAGTTCTTCACCGAGCTGGGCAAGGCCAAATTTCTGCCGTCCACGGAGGATCTGGAGCGGCTGTGGTTCGAGTTGCAGCGGGAGATGACGGAGAGCGGACGCGTCGTGCGCTTCCCGGCAACCATCGTCGAGGCCAGCGGGAATGCCCGCCAGGCGCAGGTCGTGCGCATCGGCAGCTTCGTGGCGATGTCGGAAGGCCGCTACCTGAACTATCTGCCGAGCCTCGGCCAGCTTGCCGTGCTGGCACGCCAGCCGTCCGACGATCTGACCTCGCTGGCGCGCGATCTCCAGACTGCGCGCGAGGGCTACGTGCACGCCGCGGTGGATCCGACGCGCGGCGTGCTGCTGACGATGATCGTGCAGCGCCCCGACATGATGGAACGCATCGAGAAGGGCGAAGCCGTCGGCTACCTGATCATCGCCGTCGGTTTGATCGGCGTTCTCGCCGCGCTCTACCAGACGCTCTACCTGGTCTGGACGCGCCTGGCCGTGCGCCGCCAGCTCGCCAACCTCGACCAGCCGCGGACGGACAACCCGCTCGGCCGCGTGCTGCGCTCGGTGCGCACGACGCCCGAGACGATCGAAGAGGACGCCGAAGTCGTCGAGCTTCGCATCTCGGAGGCGGTGCTTCGCGAGGTGCCGCGCCTGGAGCGTTTCCAGGCGTTCCTGCGCCTGACCGTTGCCGCCGGTCCGCTGCTCGGGCTGATCGGAACCGTGATCGGCATGATCATCACGTTCCAGTCCATCACCGAGTCCGGGTCCTCCGACCCGCGCCTGATGGCCAACGGCATCGGTCAGGCCATGATCGCCACGGTGCTCGGCCTCGGCATCGCGATCCCGCTGCTGTTCATGAATGCCGGGCTGGCGTCGATGTCGCGCGGCGTCGTGCAGATCCTGGACGAGCAGAGCGCGGGCATTCTGGCCGAGCGGCTCGAGCGCGCCAAGGCGCGGCACCGCGATGGCTGA
- a CDS encoding DUF3450 domain-containing protein, protein MRHDLTISGLTLACALMMAPAAGVAADAATGPAVPPAAAASSTPPATDSTAAKPASTELLERARAEQKETYRADLAAQQRIDQLDEETQRLLSEYRKALADAESHASYAAQLEKQVASQSEELAGIQTRLDEVEATARSVTPLMQRMLATLRQFVELDIPFLVEERRNRVAVLEGMMDRADVTISEKYRRIIEAYQVEMDYGRTIEAYEAKLTGADDAPARTAGDEARTAKFLRIGRVSLLYQTLDGKETGYWDTGAGRWVVDNDYAHAFKEGVAVALKLRAPEMLLAPVPAPVEVRS, encoded by the coding sequence ATGCGACACGACCTGACGATATCCGGGCTTACGCTGGCCTGCGCGCTCATGATGGCACCTGCAGCCGGAGTCGCGGCCGACGCTGCCACCGGGCCAGCCGTTCCGCCAGCGGCGGCTGCGAGCTCGACACCGCCAGCGACCGACTCGACGGCGGCCAAGCCGGCATCGACCGAGCTGCTGGAGCGCGCGCGGGCCGAGCAGAAAGAGACCTACAGGGCCGATCTGGCCGCCCAGCAGCGTATCGACCAGCTGGACGAGGAAACCCAGAGGCTGCTGTCCGAGTACCGCAAGGCCTTGGCCGACGCCGAGAGCCATGCCAGCTACGCGGCTCAGCTCGAAAAGCAGGTTGCCTCGCAGAGCGAGGAGCTCGCCGGCATTCAGACCCGTCTCGACGAAGTCGAGGCCACCGCGCGTTCGGTGACGCCGCTGATGCAGCGCATGCTGGCCACGCTTCGCCAGTTCGTCGAGCTGGACATTCCCTTCCTCGTGGAGGAGCGCCGCAATCGCGTGGCGGTTCTCGAAGGCATGATGGACCGCGCCGATGTGACCATCTCCGAGAAGTATCGCCGCATCATCGAGGCCTACCAGGTCGAGATGGACTATGGGCGCACCATCGAAGCCTACGAAGCCAAGCTCACCGGGGCGGACGATGCGCCGGCCCGCACCGCCGGCGATGAAGCCAGAACCGCCAAATTCCTGCGCATCGGTCGCGTCTCGCTCCTCTACCAGACGCTCGACGGCAAGGAGACGGGTTATTGGGATACAGGCGCTGGCCGATGGGTCGTGGACAACGACTACGCTCATGCATTCAAGGAAGGAGTCGCGGTGGCGCTGAAGCTGCGCGCTCCCGAGATGCTGCTGGCCCCCGTGCCGGCGCCGGTGGAGGTCCGCTCGTGA
- a CDS encoding class I SAM-dependent methyltransferase → MSAATAPTWPAPQHGGALGWDDPRTAEAYAAFDASYGRYAAASRAVVRHARIRRSDRVLDLGAGIGGTTHAVLTRLNGDGRVVCVEPARAMRAAGESRVLDPRVRWLATLPAADAAFDRIVCSAAIWLLQPLGQTFAMLARALAPGGLLSFNVPALYLGEPDAPGGGTDPLLLRLPAEIAAGHTFDGQERIRGRLPCDPTPVPADVASVESTLATAGFRSRRWRFRVRLTQPMLRDWMKIPVVTDPLLAPLAPAARNAIIDAAYERCDPASWRWERWIGWTAQR, encoded by the coding sequence GTGAGCGCCGCGACTGCACCGACGTGGCCTGCGCCGCAACACGGCGGCGCCCTTGGTTGGGACGATCCGCGAACGGCGGAGGCGTATGCCGCGTTCGATGCAAGCTACGGCCGCTACGCCGCCGCGAGCCGCGCGGTGGTACGTCACGCACGCATCCGGCGAAGCGATCGCGTGCTCGATCTCGGCGCGGGGATCGGCGGCACCACGCACGCGGTGCTGACGCGCCTGAACGGCGACGGCCGCGTCGTCTGCGTGGAGCCCGCCCGGGCAATGCGTGCGGCCGGCGAATCACGCGTGCTCGATCCGCGTGTTCGCTGGCTGGCGACGCTGCCGGCGGCCGACGCCGCGTTCGACCGAATCGTCTGCAGCGCGGCGATCTGGTTGCTGCAGCCGCTCGGACAGACGTTCGCAATGCTGGCGCGAGCGCTCGCGCCTGGCGGCCTCTTGTCGTTCAACGTGCCGGCGCTCTACCTCGGCGAGCCCGACGCGCCAGGCGGCGGCACCGATCCGCTGCTGCTGAGATTGCCGGCGGAGATCGCGGCGGGGCACACGTTCGATGGCCAGGAGCGCATCCGAGGAAGGCTTCCTTGCGATCCGACACCTGTGCCCGCGGACGTCGCCAGCGTGGAATCGACGCTGGCAACGGCCGGCTTTCGCAGCCGGCGCTGGCGATTTCGCGTTCGACTGACGCAACCGATGCTGCGTGACTGGATGAAGATCCCCGTCGTGACGGACCCGCTGCTCGCGCCGCTCGCTCCCGCCGCGCGCAACGCGATCATCGACGCTGCTTACGAACGCTGCGATCCTGCATCGTGGCGGTGGGAGCGGTGGATCGGGTGGACGGCGCAGCGCTGA
- a CDS encoding phytanoyl-CoA dioxygenase family protein — translation MKIAALQDSTGASPETLRRRAAADGYLFLRRAIPQDRLMRLRRRVAGACVARGWLRRGRTDPSLRLGAYDDPRFIAFLQEIMGTKAYGGLQASPSIRTTLQTILDDDPVPNVGDLCRLVSPGAVDLTTPPHQDAAYVRSSERMWTAWMPLTRCPLPLGPLAVLPGSHRNGLCEHASDGVTVDDDAEWATGDLEPGDVIFFSSTTIHRALPNLTADRLRISVDYRYRPRSELA, via the coding sequence ATGAAGATCGCCGCGCTCCAGGACTCGACAGGCGCATCGCCGGAGACGCTGCGGCGGCGGGCGGCCGCCGATGGCTATCTGTTCCTGCGGCGGGCGATCCCGCAGGACCGCTTGATGCGGCTGCGTAGACGGGTCGCCGGCGCCTGCGTGGCACGCGGTTGGCTCCGGCGCGGCCGCACCGACCCGTCCCTGCGGCTCGGCGCTTACGACGATCCGCGCTTCATCGCATTCCTGCAGGAGATCATGGGGACGAAGGCGTACGGTGGCCTGCAGGCGTCGCCTTCGATTCGCACCACGCTCCAAACCATCCTGGACGACGACCCCGTACCGAACGTTGGCGATCTGTGCCGGCTGGTCTCGCCCGGCGCCGTCGATCTGACGACGCCGCCGCATCAGGACGCGGCCTATGTTCGCTCGAGTGAGCGGATGTGGACCGCGTGGATGCCGCTCACCCGCTGTCCGCTGCCGCTTGGTCCACTCGCCGTGCTGCCAGGTTCGCACCGCAACGGGCTTTGCGAGCACGCCAGCGATGGCGTGACGGTGGACGACGATGCCGAATGGGCAACCGGAGATCTCGAGCCCGGAGACGTCATCTTTTTCTCGAGCACGACGATCCACCGCGCCCTGCCGAACCTGACGGCCGACCGGCTGCGGATCTCCGTCGACTACCGCTACCGGCCGCGCAGCGAGCTCGCGTGA
- a CDS encoding radical SAM protein translates to MTRVVLINPPSPERLGAPLLGLQYVAAALLGRGCDVTVIDAAARSFEGSHELIAQAVIDLEPDIVGMGLFTRWVWHAYRLVDVLRETVLVDGPATAPGGRSRKRPLFVAGGAHTTVRPLEPLARGFDVAVSGEAEETILDLVDVVEGHRALHTVPGLHVRAADGSFHHTGPRGFVESLDTLAWPQRAQALFDARWYGAAGTAAPGGMLTSRGCPARCTFCANYVTGRGFRYRSASDVAAELNAYHASGGATFYPFWDDALTARRDHLESLCEALRRDVAFPLGWSAITRASMVTFEMLRTMRDAGCVAVNFGVESGDDRILRAIKKGITTATVVRALEWAKELGLTTACNFMLGFPQEEPEHVEHTLRFMERIAPMVDAFSTLGVLIPFPGTPLYEEYHAGYGFTDWWLEERYSKRCEPPPLGDRAAYHRYYLDDASLELDFFRYTPQMRSLIRQCLRFKGEHNLRRMGQLPAPVAA, encoded by the coding sequence GTGACACGCGTCGTTCTCATCAATCCGCCGTCGCCTGAGCGGCTCGGCGCTCCGCTGCTCGGCTTGCAGTACGTCGCTGCGGCGCTGCTAGGGCGCGGCTGCGATGTGACGGTGATCGATGCGGCGGCGCGCTCTTTCGAAGGATCGCACGAGCTCATCGCGCAGGCGGTGATCGACCTCGAGCCGGACATCGTCGGCATGGGACTGTTCACGCGCTGGGTGTGGCATGCCTATCGGCTCGTCGATGTCTTGCGCGAGACGGTCCTCGTGGACGGGCCGGCGACGGCGCCAGGCGGGCGCTCCAGGAAACGTCCGCTGTTCGTGGCCGGCGGCGCGCACACGACGGTGCGGCCGCTCGAGCCGCTTGCGCGCGGCTTCGACGTTGCCGTCAGCGGCGAGGCCGAAGAGACGATTCTGGACCTCGTCGACGTCGTCGAAGGCCACCGCGCCCTCCACACGGTGCCCGGCCTTCACGTGCGCGCCGCCGACGGCAGCTTCCACCATACCGGCCCGCGCGGCTTCGTCGAAAGCCTCGACACGCTGGCCTGGCCGCAACGCGCGCAGGCACTGTTCGACGCGCGCTGGTACGGCGCCGCTGGCACGGCCGCGCCTGGCGGCATGCTCACCAGCCGCGGCTGTCCTGCGCGCTGCACCTTCTGTGCGAACTACGTTACCGGCCGCGGGTTTCGCTATCGCAGCGCCTCCGACGTCGCCGCCGAGCTGAACGCCTACCACGCCTCGGGTGGCGCTACGTTCTATCCGTTCTGGGACGACGCTCTCACCGCCCGCCGCGATCATCTGGAGAGCCTGTGCGAGGCGCTGCGCCGCGACGTGGCCTTTCCCCTGGGATGGAGCGCGATCACGCGCGCCAGCATGGTGACGTTCGAGATGTTGCGCACGATGCGCGACGCCGGCTGCGTCGCCGTCAACTTCGGCGTCGAGAGCGGCGATGACCGCATCCTGCGCGCCATCAAGAAGGGCATCACCACCGCAACGGTGGTGCGTGCGCTCGAATGGGCGAAAGAGCTCGGGCTGACCACCGCGTGCAACTTCATGCTGGGATTTCCGCAAGAAGAGCCCGAGCACGTCGAGCATACGCTCCGCTTCATGGAACGCATTGCGCCGATGGTCGACGCGTTCAGCACGCTCGGCGTCCTGATCCCGTTTCCCGGGACCCCTCTTTACGAGGAGTATCACGCCGGTTACGGCTTCACGGACTGGTGGCTCGAGGAGCGCTACTCCAAGCGGTGCGAGCCGCCGCCGCTCGGCGACCGTGCCGCCTATCATCGCTACTACCTGGACGACGCTTCCCTCGAGCTCGATTTCTTCCGCTACACGCCGCAGATGCGCTCGCTCATCCGCCAGTGCCTGCGCTTTAAAGGCGAGCACAACCTCCGGCGAATGGGACAGCTGCCGGCGCCGGTGGCCGCATGA
- a CDS encoding ammonium transporter, producing the protein MTTTDHSARRRRVLSLCAALALPLLAATAGFAEEAAEAPPAVDTGDTAWVLVSTALVLMMTLPGLALFYGGLVRAKNVLNVLMQCFLSAGVVGVLWVVVGYSLAFGEGNSFIGDFSKVGLAGVTLESVTANFASPPRNIPEYVFIMFQGMFAIITPALILGAVAERMKFSAWLAFITIWLLVVYCPLAHMVWGGTGWIFNAGAIDFAGGLVVHMSSGFSALVAAIMLGSRRGFGREPMPPHSLPLCLIGAGLLWTGWFGFNAGSALSASPLATLAFLNTSTAASTATLVWAIVEWIHRGKPTALGGATAAVAGLVAITPACGNVSPMGAIAIGAGVVAVSYTACTFLKPALGYDDSLDVFGVHALGGLWGALAAGIFAVTLGSGIESNAQQIMVQLKSIAFVVVFAPVATFIILSVLKMFFGSLRVHEEDEAAGLDLTEHAETAYSMAGGSGLAMMEGIAHEVHGSTLTATKPKMAH; encoded by the coding sequence ATGACTACTACCGATCATTCCGCGCGGCGCCGCCGCGTTCTCTCGCTTTGCGCTGCGCTGGCGCTTCCGCTGCTGGCCGCGACCGCAGGCTTCGCCGAAGAGGCGGCCGAAGCGCCGCCTGCCGTCGATACCGGCGATACGGCGTGGGTGCTCGTGTCCACCGCGCTCGTGCTCATGATGACCCTGCCCGGCCTGGCGCTGTTCTACGGCGGCCTGGTGCGGGCCAAGAACGTCCTGAACGTCCTCATGCAGTGCTTCCTGTCGGCCGGTGTCGTCGGCGTGCTGTGGGTGGTCGTCGGCTACAGCCTGGCCTTCGGTGAAGGCAACTCGTTCATCGGCGACTTCTCCAAGGTGGGCCTGGCGGGAGTGACGCTGGAATCGGTCACCGCCAACTTCGCCTCGCCGCCCCGCAACATTCCCGAATACGTGTTCATCATGTTCCAGGGCATGTTCGCCATCATCACTCCGGCCCTGATCCTGGGCGCGGTGGCCGAGCGCATGAAGTTCAGCGCGTGGCTGGCCTTCATCACGATATGGCTGCTGGTGGTCTATTGCCCGCTCGCGCACATGGTCTGGGGCGGCACGGGCTGGATCTTCAATGCCGGCGCCATCGACTTCGCCGGCGGCCTCGTCGTCCACATGTCCAGCGGCTTCTCCGCGCTGGTTGCGGCCATCATGCTCGGAAGCCGTCGCGGCTTCGGCAGGGAGCCGATGCCGCCGCACAGCCTGCCGCTGTGCCTGATCGGTGCGGGCCTGCTGTGGACGGGATGGTTCGGCTTCAACGCCGGCAGCGCCCTGAGCGCCAGCCCGCTGGCCACGCTGGCTTTCCTGAACACGAGCACGGCCGCTTCCACGGCAACTCTGGTGTGGGCGATCGTGGAGTGGATTCATCGCGGCAAGCCGACCGCTCTCGGCGGCGCCACCGCTGCGGTGGCCGGCCTCGTCGCGATCACGCCTGCCTGCGGCAACGTCTCTCCCATGGGAGCCATCGCCATCGGCGCCGGTGTCGTGGCGGTCTCGTACACGGCCTGCACGTTCCTGAAGCCTGCCCTCGGCTACGACGACTCGCTTGATGTCTTCGGCGTTCACGCTCTCGGCGGCCTGTGGGGAGCTTTGGCGGCAGGCATTTTCGCCGTCACGCTCGGCTCCGGCATCGAGAGCAACGCGCAGCAGATCATGGTGCAGCTGAAGAGCATCGCCTTCGTGGTGGTCTTCGCGCCGGTGGCGACCTTCATCATCCTGAGCGTGCTCAAGATGTTCTTCGGCTCGCTGCGAGTGCACGAGGAAGACGAGGCTGCCGGCCTCGACCTGACCGAGCATGCCGAGACCGCCTATTCGATGGCCGG